A single genomic interval of Armigeres subalbatus isolate Guangzhou_Male chromosome 1, GZ_Asu_2, whole genome shotgun sequence harbors:
- the LOC134210204 gene encoding uncharacterized protein LOC134210204 isoform X2, which produces MSSSSAGPPPPNSVPLVLGGHHFNSTLGRQQQQQHHQQQQLQPQHIVPGSLNVVAVAGLGHPLPPGGGGPSSSAFVPPSSIVLPSSASEIGSVNSATSGNNNGINSLSGLTGGCGASRNIISSPIQAGSGPSKGLLNGPGQNNCFLNCAVQKC; this is translated from the coding sequence ATGTCCAGCAGTTCGGCAGGGCCTCCTCCGCCCAATTCCGTGCCACTGGTGTTGGGTGGTCATCATTTCAACTCGACCTTGGGTcgccagcagcaacagcagcatcaTCAGCAGCAACAACTTCAGCCACAGCACATCGTTCCTGGATCATTGAACGTGGTTGCCGTTGCCGGGCTGGGACATCCGCTTCCCCCGGGAGGAggtggaccatcatcatcagctTTTGTGCCACCGTCTTCGATCGTTCTTCCGTCGTCGGCGTCGGAAATCGGTAGTGTCAATAGTGCAACTAGTGGAAACAATAATGGGATCAATAGCCTAAGTGGTTTGACGGGTGGCTGCGGGGCGTCACGCAATATCATTTCCAGTCCGATTCAGGCCGGCAGTGGACCATCCAAAGGGCTGTTGAACGGTCCCGGACAGAACAACTGTTTTCTCAATTGCGCCGTACAG